One Helicobacter sp. MIT 05-5293 genomic region harbors:
- a CDS encoding contractile injection system protein, VgrG/Pvc8 family, whose translation MGIEQYIAPKFAITHKGNTKHQMRILSLSYMDYEKDNVDMLSLTLAPHSKLPSFGDRIELLLGRSALNFMGAFYVSSIKENYLQHYTIEATSIDYTKEFKIIKSRSFESLSYAQILQSIARENNLKAKLDFKYQDSITHLEQNDESDSALCKRLADELDCSFSVKNDTLIFLDRDKSFDRRTYTINARDTLSLEIEYFAQKHYKSVELTYQDESGNTRNVKVGKGVPIYRMSREAKDDNHALQMATTRLQALNAKKTKGHLSAIGRVLFAGGYLSLTKDSTTSTHIITQVTHHLNSQSWNMNVEFESER comes from the coding sequence ATGGGAATAGAGCAATACATCGCTCCGAAGTTTGCCATTACACATAAAGGCAACACGAAGCATCAAATGAGAATCCTCTCCTTAAGCTATATGGATTATGAAAAGGATAATGTCGATATGCTTAGCCTTACCCTTGCTCCTCACTCTAAGCTCCCTAGCTTTGGTGATAGAATCGAACTCCTCTTAGGCAGGAGTGCGCTTAATTTTATGGGTGCATTTTATGTTAGTAGCATTAAAGAAAACTATTTACAGCATTACACCATAGAAGCCACGAGCATTGATTACACCAAAGAATTTAAAATCATCAAAAGCCGCAGCTTTGAATCTCTCTCCTACGCACAAATACTCCAAAGTATCGCAAGGGAAAATAATCTCAAAGCCAAGCTTGATTTTAAGTATCAAGATTCTATTACGCATCTTGAGCAAAATGATGAGAGCGATTCTGCTTTATGCAAAAGACTAGCTGATGAGCTAGATTGTAGCTTTAGTGTCAAAAATGACACATTGATATTTTTAGATAGAGATAAAAGCTTTGATAGGCGCACTTATACAATCAATGCAAGAGATACACTAAGTCTAGAGATAGAGTATTTTGCACAAAAGCATTACAAAAGCGTGGAGCTTACTTATCAAGATGAGAGTGGCAATACGCGTAATGTCAAAGTCGGCAAAGGTGTGCCGATTTACAGAATGAGCCGAGAGGCAAAAGATGATAATCACGCCTTACAAATGGCTACCACAAGACTTCAAGCCTTAAATGCAAAAAAGACAAAAGGGCATTTAAGTGCCATAGGCAGAGTGCTTTTTGCAGGGGGATATTTATCACTCACAAAAGATTCCACCACCAGCACGCATATCATCACACAAGTAACGCATCATCTTAACTCTCAAAGCTGGAATATGAATGTAGAATTTGAAAGTGAGCGGTAG
- a CDS encoding CJH_07325 family protein has product MKNSKRLLRASFGKVGYINISALNTGSISKNVYGEKNPSGLKEAIIKANKTLDRLYEKYERR; this is encoded by the coding sequence ATGAAAAATTCAAAGAGGTTGCTTCGTGCAAGTTTTGGCAAGGTCGGCTATATTAATATTTCTGCACTCAATACAGGAAGTATATCCAAAAATGTCTATGGTGAAAAGAATCCTAGTGGATTAAAAGAGGCTATTATAAAGGCAAATAAAACACTTGATAGGCTTTACGAAAAATATGAACGAAGATAA
- a CDS encoding phage tail tape measure protein translates to MQTQLTLKLIPEMSALSSAIDKVTRDTSEALSKTIDAPLKNLKNKLNTEFKIGKSLQGPILPTQSINEMKKKLKEAMRVKLDLDLSAANAKIDSMRYQILGTYASFKSIVGKPISVAMEFESSMADVKKVVDFASKEELKGFENQIWELTKTIPLAAKDLTAIVASGGQLGLEKNILIPFTDVVAKMSTAFDMNTSEAGDTIAGLMKKMGIGIDEVKELGDAINYIGAKSAGSPREVVAILGRIGGMAKTIGLSAEQTAGLAGAFANMKIPADQAGTAINKMLSVLGNADGGTTRFQSALGKIGLSGEELKEMMSDNPLQGLRQVLKSIEGVEQSAKIGILKDMFGEEAGPKIAQITANMGEFDKILGLVANKENYLGSMQKEFDEVSNTTANAIQLMQNSFTRIANAVGSVFLPTLAKVMKMTASVASKFAEWLERFPAITGAISWTGVALVGLKVVIIAVKSASALLTLFTYPLTKSFIALRFTTIGNTLALAKHRVALIASSVATKTHIVVSKMANLATKAWGVTTQWFARIFKMSMWGVRGALIATGIGALMVGIGVAISYVSENWESIAPRLVAVWEWIKEAMSPIIEWFKGVFGFIAQGIDKVLSGARAVSDFLGITDSQDSINSLSPALSTQGLVDSTIASQQQNAQNFYNSAQSRQINDNKTIYITTSANANEVARAIASNSYSYED, encoded by the coding sequence ATGCAAACACAGCTTACTTTAAAACTAATTCCCGAGATGAGTGCATTATCAAGTGCTATTGATAAAGTTACTAGAGATACGAGTGAGGCTCTAAGTAAAACCATCGATGCACCTTTGAAAAATTTAAAAAATAAACTAAACACAGAATTTAAGATAGGTAAATCATTACAGGGACCTATATTACCTACCCAAAGCATTAATGAGATGAAAAAGAAATTAAAAGAGGCAATGAGAGTAAAATTGGACTTAGATTTGAGTGCAGCGAATGCAAAAATAGATTCTATGCGTTATCAAATACTTGGCACATATGCTTCTTTTAAAAGTATAGTAGGCAAACCTATCTCTGTAGCTATGGAGTTTGAAAGCTCAATGGCAGATGTCAAAAAAGTCGTAGATTTTGCAAGCAAAGAGGAGCTAAAGGGATTTGAAAACCAAATTTGGGAGCTAACTAAAACTATTCCTTTAGCGGCTAAAGATTTAACCGCAATCGTGGCAAGTGGGGGGCAACTAGGATTAGAGAAAAATATACTTATCCCCTTTACTGATGTCGTGGCAAAAATGAGCACTGCCTTTGATATGAATACAAGCGAGGCAGGGGATACCATAGCAGGGCTTATGAAAAAAATGGGCATAGGCATTGATGAAGTAAAAGAGCTAGGCGATGCGATTAATTATATCGGGGCAAAGAGTGCAGGAAGTCCTAGAGAAGTCGTAGCAATATTAGGGCGTATTGGAGGTATGGCAAAAACGATTGGTTTAAGTGCCGAGCAGACTGCAGGATTAGCAGGGGCATTTGCTAATATGAAGATTCCAGCTGACCAAGCGGGGACGGCTATCAATAAAATGCTAAGTGTTTTGGGGAATGCTGATGGTGGCACAACTCGATTTCAAAGTGCGCTAGGCAAAATAGGCTTAAGTGGGGAGGAACTTAAAGAAATGATGAGTGATAATCCCTTGCAAGGTTTAAGGCAGGTGTTAAAGTCAATCGAGGGAGTGGAGCAGAGTGCAAAAATTGGAATCCTTAAAGATATGTTTGGAGAAGAGGCGGGACCCAAAATAGCACAAATTACTGCAAATATGGGGGAATTTGATAAGATTCTAGGGCTTGTGGCAAATAAAGAGAATTATTTAGGCTCAATGCAAAAGGAATTTGATGAAGTGAGTAATACTACTGCAAATGCGATACAATTAATGCAAAATAGTTTTACTAGGATAGCTAATGCTGTAGGAAGTGTCTTTTTGCCGACTCTAGCAAAGGTTATGAAAATGACCGCTTCTGTGGCTAGTAAATTTGCAGAGTGGTTAGAGAGATTCCCTGCTATAACAGGAGCAATAAGTTGGACAGGAGTTGCGCTTGTTGGTTTAAAAGTAGTTATTATCGCTGTAAAGAGTGCAAGTGCCTTATTGACACTTTTTACTTATCCCCTAACAAAATCTTTTATTGCATTGAGATTTACTACCATAGGCAATACCTTAGCTCTTGCAAAACATCGCGTTGCTCTTATCGCTTCAAGTGTCGCTACAAAAACTCACATTGTAGTAAGCAAAATGGCAAATCTCGCTACAAAAGCATGGGGCGTTACAACGCAGTGGTTTGCTAGAATCTTTAAAATGAGTATGTGGGGCGTGAGAGGAGCGTTAATCGCCACAGGCATAGGGGCATTGATGGTAGGCATTGGCGTGGCTATTTCCTATGTATCGGAGAATTGGGAGAGTATCGCGCCACGATTAGTCGCGGTGTGGGAGTGGATAAAAGAGGCAATGTCGCCTATCATAGAGTGGTTTAAAGGGGTATTTGGCTTTATCGCTCAAGGGATTGACAAGGTGCTAAGTGGAGCGAGGGCAGTTAGTGATTTTTTAGGCATTACGGATTCCCAAGATTCTATAAATTCACTCTCCCCAGCTCTTAGCACACAAGGCTTAGTCGATAGCACGATAGCTTCGCAGCAACAAAACGCACAAAATTTCTATAACTCCGCGCAAAGTAGGCAAATCAATGATAACAAAACGATTTATATCACAACAAGTGCAAATGCTAATGAAGTCGCTAGAGCTATTGCAAGCAATAGTTATAGCTATGAGGATTAA